In the Phaseolus vulgaris cultivar G19833 chromosome 7, P. vulgaris v2.0, whole genome shotgun sequence genome, one interval contains:
- the LOC137829091 gene encoding uncharacterized protein, translating into MIVYAFKKGVRPGSFSKTLNRSRPKTFAEIRRQAVEHIASEGETYEKCTTTMPARPMAQIHTQPIRVHQAVTERKDFDRKRAYEPRRTQPKSRVEEGREVRKSPRHNFVMELKDLIAIPSIADRLRLPIKADKVLGPRKESWCEFHEAFGHHINNRLALGYQLDELVKSGFLKDYLMEEQAGRPPGSQAGGSEGQQHEAPVLGEIHTIAGGFSGGGCTASQRKKYARSVMSVEVFEDHSPDVDITFTKGDLRDVVPHDNDPIVISLVTAGRTVHRVLVDQGSSADVMF; encoded by the coding sequence atgattgtgtacgcgttcAAGAAGGGAGTGCGCCCCGGATCTTTCAGCAAGACACTTAACCGCAGTCGCCCCAAAACTTTCGCTGAAATAAGGCGACAAGCGGTGGAACATATTGCCTCAGAAGGTGAAACGTATGAAAAATGTACAACCACTATGCCGGCGCGCCCCATGGCACAGATACACACGCAACCTATTCGGGTTCACCAAGCCGTCACAGAAAGGAAAGACTTTGACAGGAAACGCGCTTACGAGCCACGAAGGACTCAACCTAAGAGTCGAGTAGAGGAAGGGAGAGAAGTACGCAAATCGCCAAGACACAATTTCGTGATGGAACTCAAAGATCTGATTGCGATACCCAGCATAGCCGACAGGTTGAGGCTGCCGATTAAAGCTGACAAGGTACTAGGGCCTCGCAAGGAGtcgtggtgcgaattccacgaagcaTTCGGCCACCATATCAACAACCGTCTAGCACttggctatcagttggatgagctcgtgaagagtggcttcctgaaggattacttgatGGAGGAACAGGCGGGACGACCACCAGGCTCGCAAGCAGGAGGCAGTGAGGGACAACAGCATGAGGCGCCCGTCCTCGGtgaaatccacaccatagctggtgggtTCTCGGGTGGCGGATGTACGGCGTCGCAGCGTAAGAAGTATGCAAGGTCCGTAATGTCAGTAGAAGTTTTCGAGGACCATTCgcccgatgtggacatcacgttcactaaGGGAGACCTCAGGGATGTGGTGccgcatgacaacgatcccattgtgatCTCGCTCGTCACGGCAGGAAGAACGGTTCATCGGGTCTTGGTcgatcaagggagctcggcagacgtgatgttctga